The following DNA comes from Triticum aestivum cultivar Chinese Spring chromosome 3D, IWGSC CS RefSeq v2.1, whole genome shotgun sequence.
CTTTTTAAGattgaagcctgagagcctcgcagcctgaggcgcgggcgcgcgggctcCAGGAGCAGAAGAAGGGGCAGCAGATGGGCCAGAAGCAGCTCCAGGCGGTGTCGGAGCGGAAGCATCATCTCGagagatcagcgccgacctgcccctcgtcggaaCCTCGGCCGGTGGTTTCCTCTAGGGACTGGCCTTGGGCCTCGAGGAGCCCCAGCCAAGGGCGGCTCCTCCCTCTCCAGAAGGACATCGgcttcgtcgtcatcgtcaggtaaggtgcggaggatgtcggccttgcgcagGGGGGAGGTCACCCCTATCCCctcgggggtcgcctccgagtcgcgctcctcgtcttcttcctcttcccctCCCCGCGGGAATCACCAGAAGACACGTCTACTGGCATCGTCGCCACCGGGACCCCAGGGAGCGCCGGCGGCACTAGCCCGCACCCGTCAAAGCTGGGCATGGCGGCCACGACCTACACCCCGTCCTTGCGAAGGAAAAAAGGAATGAAGGcactcggcgggtactcctggtcgtccccgaccaggaggcggagagccACAGCTAGCCCTTCTTCAGGCAAGGCCTCCGGGCTCAAGCGAAGCTTATCTTCTGCGCCCTCAAGCgcccacaaggggcgcgagcgcgcctggagtggagccacgcgtagcatcaagaactccctcaggagcatggcccccgtcagcttcgccgccttcgcgttgcccggcttcaggtcggcagtcatcttctccagcaccagcttcgcccgGTCGTTAGTAAGCTTCGTGCAAGATCACCCTTCGctggactggggcatctccgtcggcagcgtcaaccgtgggtggacgcacttggcgtccatcatgacccactcgCCCCTGAAGCCGtcggccttcttcccagccttcgagatcacgttggccttgccggccgcgatgaagttggcgcacccagAGGTATGACCGTCGTTgattcggaggaagaagaagtggcgcagcagagccacggacggcatcaccccgacatacgcctcacagtagaaggcaaagatcgacaagagaaggacggagttgggatgtagatgaagggcctgcaacctaTAATGGCGGAGTACGGCATAAAAGAAGTCgaagaaggggggaaccaggcccgcgacgacgctgctcatgaagaaggggtagaaggtgctcccctgggcctccggctcggcggagccggcccggagctcggtcttccccttctCATTGCTCTCCCgcgccgtcagcaggcgcgtggcggcgaggttcttcttcGAGGCATTGGGCGCGTCCAGAGCCGGCTCATACCAGGCAGACGACGAAGCAGCCTTAACCTTGCGGGGCACCATTGGTCGCTGAACGGAAGAGGATTgaggcagatctggagatttcggaagcaaggagcgagaaaggggatctggagcaaggcgaaaggaagcaatgaaggcaagcgttgcCCGTGCCAGTCTTTTGTTAGtctggcagttgccgaggcagcgtggggaagcggagacgcccacgtccaatcaatcaccacgcgtcgaccaaggccgcaggctgttggggcccgcggcactccgcacttgccctttggcttcgcctcgaagccaagtccgagcgcgccttgggcccaggggctactgtcggcgttctgggaacgggggtccccagacttgcctgcctgcggcccgcggcgtggctccaccagcggccccgtacggcccatcttcaccagcaaacgctcaagaccctcgcgaggggccaagcctcgtgaggcggatgacacaagacctcctcgtgggcagcctccccaggctggctcgcgaggggcggagagatcaaggcaaggggaacctcgcgaggtccttgtgacgcaagccatgacgaccgtgaCCAGGCGGGCGCCCGCGCGCAGTGtcctggtttcctctttggtgctaaagaggcaagcgcatgcgaggagtcccgaggcatcaggcaaaggtttccacatcggtgcaacgagaccaagaccagcaagacggaggtcatcgtggagcccaagatggcgtcaccaccagagcctttggcaggcgaaaactacttttgtcaggataacttgtactcgttgtcccccttcaaacttggccattgtgggatcccttcccactcaatatttgggaagaggaccagggcctctataaatagggcaagccaccacagtaggaaagaGAGATTCAGATCACCCTtgaccacacaagttcaccaagcacaagagcacctctcttcaggaggttgttcttcccttgtgactgttcatccatagcccaagaggcaatccaccacaccacactggagtagggtattacaccataacggtggcccgaaccagtataaatcttgtgtccccttgttctttgggtccgtcgagctaggccgtgagatcatgatgcgtgcgagctagagggaggagagatcttcgtgcgcaccccagtgttcgaacctcaagggttttgccggaacccgtaatccgacacctacttcatgaagatctgcccaagtgaggcaagtcctgcatgggcgatgaccatggtgggatagacaaggttgcttcttcgtggaccattcgtgggtggagccctccatggactcgcgcaaccgttacccttcgtgggttgaagtctccatcaacgtggacgtatgatagcaccacctatgggaaccacgccaaaaatctccgtgtctacattgcatttgccttctccaaacccttccctttaccttcatatgcaatgttttactttccgctgctacactcttggaattgcatgtgtaggttgattgcttgacttgtgctaagttgctaaaatctgccaagacttaaaattaggaaaaggctagatttttatttggtcaagtagtccaatcacccccctctagacctactttcgatcctacaatgcacttatgattggaactattaccaagcatccgcaactactaaagctcattaaggtaaaacccaaccagcattaagatatattggtccctctTTAATCCTGTATGAGTCAATTTCTATGGTAGGAAgaatcttctgtcactcttgccctccaatgcatagtcctatcaacatacaactaaccctacggtgtgatccacacgcacgctcatatgatgggcaccaaaggacaacaacataaccacaagcaaactaaaataatcatagcaattcaccaattaccccaAAGGACAAcaagaatctactcaaacatcataggatgacaacacatcattggataataatatgattcataaagcatcatgttcaagtagggggtacatcgggttgcgggagagtggaccgctgaatatagatgagggaagatgatgaagGTGTTGATAAAGATGAcagagttgttggtgtagatcgccgtcacacgatgattgccctggcggcgttccagcgccaagGGGAGAGACGGGGAgagtccccctccttcttcttcttccttggccttcccaAGATGGAGGAGGATCCCCCCTCTTGTCCCTGGTCTCCATGGCTCCCGGAGGGCAGGAgtccctctgagattggatctctctctgttctcttgtacttcgcgttcctgttttctggccgaaaaccgtttcttaaattGCCGataatccgtaactccgattgagctgaaattttaacaccattttttcagatattagctttcttgcggccgaagaagggcaccaaccaccttacaggGGCGCCACAAGCCTGCCAAGCGCATCCTGGGTATGGGGCACGCCCCTTGGGCTTGTGGGCCTCTCAgacatcgtctcgcattgattcctttttcccaaaaatcacatatattccaaaataaaacatcattaatttttatcgcatttggacttcgtttgatatggatattttgcgaaacaaaaaaacatgcaacaaatatgaACTGACACTGGTCACTGgatcaatacgttagtcccaaaataatataaaatattaccaaaaatatgtgaaagttgtagaatattgacatgaaacgatcaaaaattatagatacgacggagacgtatcattcaccTTGTGGTTTTTCACGTTTTCCtgttgtgttcttcgtgttcttcgggTTTCCCCCCTCCAATTTGTGAAAAATCGCTAGCTAGGGCTTGGCCCTACATCATCGTGTGTGTGGGCGGTCGGGCCGTATGCCTGAGCCAGGACGTGCGGGCTGTTTGGCCGTACAACTGACAACTCGTTCGACACGGTCCATATACATCGCACGTTCGGTGAATTACGGCATCCAATACTTATTATCCAAATTCTCGTCTTTTAGTTTTTGAGTACAAATACGTGGGTTTCTTTTTAATTAACCGAATTCGATGACCGAATATTGAAAACCTAATTTTCTGTTTATCCCCAACGCCCAGTCCGTTTCTCGTGGCCCCCACCCACCCACACGCCCCGTTTGATGTAAACTCGCTCAATCTGCGGACGCAAGCGGCCACCTAGCAGGATGGAGCCGACGAGTTCTTTAGGAGCCGACGAGAGGCGGGGGCCAGGATCGGTGGAGGTGCAGGTGGCTGCAGCGGCGCTTCAGCGGTCGGAGGTGTTCCACGTCGTGAAGGAACTGCTCGGCTTCGTTCTCTACATGCACCACCAGATTCCCTCGTAACACTCAgtcccccccctccccctccctcctcccttGCGATTTGGTGTTAGGAATCAGCTTCAATAGTTCTTTCAAGCAATTGCCTGGGGTTGAAATCTCATCTTTACTGCATTTTAGATGATATATGATCTTCGAATTTGGTTTGGTTTGGTCCAATTCTTACTAATAGCTGAGTTTGAGTAACACTTCGTGCTTGTGGACCTAGTTTGGGTACGATTGAGCGGATTTGGTAAATACTACAAATCCGTCAATTTGAACTCCCCGTTTGTGGTGTGTGAGAAGTCAAGGATTTGGATCGAATGGTTTTACTGGATTCGACCATTGAATTATACAGGGCGATGATATAAGTGAGGTTTAGATATGAGATTACTCGATTCCTTTTCAGTCAACTCGTTTTGTTTTCATATGTTAGCCTAATGCTGCTTGtcattctcttttttctttttgcggggTCATTCTCCTGTGTTAACGTCTGATATGTGGATGGTGTTAGATTGATACGATTGTTGTACCTACCATGTATACGATATGCATTTTCCTTCCTAATCTTGTACGGTTATTATCCCTTGTAATCTTGTATTCCAAGTCATGCAACAACCCTTCTTAAACCCTAGCTGGTTGATGGCTCTATATTAATATGCAAGGCGGCGCGAGAGGTTTCAAGGCTTCCCATTTGCTCGATCATTTACAGATAAATAATGGGCATATGAGCTCAAGTTAGTATTACAGTATGTATTATGGCCACGACAAGTTCAGTGAGGAAGTTTTGCATGGATGCCGGATCGAGCAGTGGAGCAGGGCCATCCATGTTTTGCCATCGATATCGACCGGGAGGCACAAGGTCTGCCCTGTGCATGGCTGAACGCATTTGATGTCCGACAATGATATTGCCATTACCTCCATATCTTCAGAGTCAGGCCCATTTGGGAGCTCTGGAAAATATACTCCTGTAAATATTTTACAGAGGTATTTTACTAGCCACCCATGAAATACTCCTGTAAAAGATACACTCGTTTCCGGTTGTAAACTTTTGTTTGGGTGAATCAAATGAGGCGTAGCGCTGGAGGCTGCACCAATGCCTCTTCTCCTGTCGGCCATGAGAAACTCGCTCCGGCCCTGAGTCGTTCAACCTGGTCCTATTGGGCAGGCTCTTGCCGCTGCCTCGGAGCACGCTCCGCAgtcgccgccgctgctgcagcaTAGCGCACCTGCTCCCGGTCgcagccgccgcctcgcctctcttCTGTGCTGGTTGAGCCGGCGGCATGCTTGGGCTCGCGGCGACGGAGATGTCCGGTGCCTCACCTCCCTTGCAGTCCTTGGTGCCTCGCCCTGTCCTCTGTGCCTTCAGCGGCGCGTGAGTTGTGCTTGCCTAGATTGATTGAGAGAGAGGGAGGTATACTGGGAAAAGTGACCGGTCGAGGAGAGTTTTCAATAAGGGCTGAATAACAGTGTAATCTGAAGAACGGGTGTAAATTTTACCGAGACAATCACACGTTTGGAACACACACGTTTTTTTTACGGGTGTGTGTTTTACCGGTGTACTTTGCAGAGAAATGACGATCTAGTCGGGGCCTCAGGGTCTTCCTCGTCGTTGCCGACAGACGGATCAACCTCCAGGACAAGCTTCTTGGAGTGGTGGCCAGGAACAAATAACTCCTTGCAAATGTAGCCGAGGCCCTGTTGGCGACGTATGGCCACCTCTGCTGGAGCGAGGGTGCGGCATGCGCGTCCTGATGGTGCTACTGAAACAGCCGCTTCCCCTAGTGGTGCAGCTACTGGGATAGCTCCTTGGCCCCTGATACCAGTGTGGGATGGTGGTCCGAATTGAGTATTGATCAATTCAGTGCAGCGGCGCCATGTTGGGGGTTCATGTTCTTGTACTGCTGGTACCACAGTTATGCACTGCTCGTTAGGTGGAAGAAGGCGATGCTCACCCTCTCTGTGAAGGCCGTGCGCTACGTCTTGAAGAATTGGTTGCACCGGCTCAGCCAGACCAACAGGTCAACTTCCCCATCATAGGTGGAACTCCATCTTATAGAAGCATGTGGGATGGTCATCCATTGCCTTGGGGTTGGTTGTAGGTGGGGAAAGTAGCCTGCTGTGCCCCTTGTCATCAGCGTGGGTGTTGGATTCTGGCTGCATGCTGTTCTCTGCTGATGGCCAGATTGCAGGCACAAACTTGCTGGCTGGTGTTGTGTAGATCATTGGAGATGCAGTCCAGACTTCGTGTAGGTGCTTCGTGATGGGGATAAAGGTGTAGTCGATCTTGGTGACATCTTCATTGGTAGCGGCCATGACCGAGTGTTGAGTCGCGAGTCCTCACCTTGATGTAACTCGGGCTCATGTATTGCGGCGCACCTCACCAGACAGCGTCTTGCCTTCCCTCCTCTAGTTCTAGGTCAGCCTCCACATGGGCTTGGGGTCTATGGGCCATAGTGGTGATGGGCCAGGCCCATACcggttcaacactccccctcaagatgggtgGTAAATATCGATCATCCCCGTCTTGTCACATGCCAAGTTACAGTCCTTTATTCCCAATCCCTTTGTCAAGCAATCTGGAAGATGCTGCTCATCCCCGTCATGTCATGCGAAGTTAGTGACATGAAATTTTGACCAAAAATTCGGAAGTGTCCAGAAAGATTGGCCACTTGGCCAGACCAGTTAATCAATGTAGCAGCAGCCTGACTGGTTTGGTCACCGGCCTGGTTTAAAAAAAAAATGATACTGGTACATCAGTCACTAACGGTTCTTGTTTCAAGGGTGAATTGTATACCAGCATTTTGACAAGTAGccaatatattactccctccgtcccaaaataagtgtctcaactttgtactaagtttaatacaaagttgtactaaggttgagacacttattttgggatggagggagtactaaattgtGCATTCCAGAGTCCTATTTTGCTGGGACAACTATGTCCGCAGGGAAGGTCATAATGTTATGCACCCCGAAAATGCACGCATCAATGGCGACCGAACCTTGAACAAATCTGATGGTAATGTGCTGTTTAAATTTTGTGTTGGAATCATGAATAAACTAGAAGACAACATGTAGTCTGGCTTACAGAGTATATCCATTTAGCAGAGCATACTAGGCAGCACAGTTATTTACATTATTTCTATATAATTGTCAGATTATttcaagtttattttattttttcctatTTTCAGGGTATTGCAGAGTCTTGAAACTGAATTTGCAGGTTTAAAGGAGGAAATGGTATGTTCAGTATGCAGTAAGCATGTTTATGTTGTCATCTATTTTCTCAATGACCCTTTTATTAATTTATGGGTATCTCTAGTCAGAAATGACAGCACCATTGGCAGAACTGAAACCTTCTGATCAGAGAAAGTACAACACACGAAAAAGGGAGGTTAGATGCAGAATCAAGAAGCAGGAAAAGTTAATGAAAGGCATCTCTACCGTACtttctgcttttcagcaagcaCTTGATAAAGTTTCTACCATTGAAGGAGTTGCCCTGATCCTGGGAGGGAGTCTTGTACGACCTTTGTTTGTCTATGACATTACAGTTACTCATGGTAGATTTGATTCTGGAAGTGTCAAAGGGCATGGTACAACAAAGTTAGCTCAGTCTGTTTCTCGAAAGGTGAGCTTCCCTTTTTTAAATACTACATGAAGTATCATTTGCGTAGAGGCTAGGACAATTACTAGTATATGTCTTAGTTTTTTGAAAGCAGCATTTAATTAAGATAAAAATTTGATGTTTCTTTGTATGTACATCATTTCTTTGTACATCAGATGGTCAAAATGAATAATTGCTACTCACAACTTTGTCATATACCAGAACGTTGATTATTGCTCTGCTGTTTGTCATACTAGATGATTCCCGACACATTGCGCCGTGAATTGGTTGCAACATTTTTCTTAATGATATTTGATTATTTGGATCAATAATATGAGAACGAAAACTAAAAATACATTAATTTATTGTATGTAATTATTGAGGTGGGCATTTTCccatgcatgcttgcatgttgaggtgggcatttttccatgcatgtttgcatgttgaggtgggttttttccatgcatgtttgcctgatgaggtggcatgtgtgcatGCTGAGAGAAATGAGTTAGTGGGGAG
Coding sequences within:
- the LOC123078221 gene encoding uncharacterized protein isoform X4; the protein is MEPTSSLGADERRGPGSVEVQVAAAALQRSEVFHVVKELLGFVLYMHHQIPSVLQSLETEFAGLKEEMSEMTAPLAELKPSDQRKYNTRKREVRCRIKKQEKLMKGISTVLSAFQQALDKVSTIEGVALILGGSLVRPLFVYDITVTHGRFDSGSVKGHGTTKLAQSVSRKAVRALISCGAGSLSYTGSSASTR
- the LOC123078221 gene encoding uncharacterized protein isoform X3 produces the protein MEPTSSLGADERRGPGSVEVQVAAAALQRSEVFHVVKELLGFVLYMHHQIPSVLQSLETEFAGLKEEMSEMTAPLAELKPSDQRKYNTRKREVRCRIKKQEKLMKGISTVLSAFQQALDKVSTIEGVALILGGSLVRPLFVYDITVTHGRFDSGSVKGHGTTKLAQSVSRKAVRALISCGAGSLSYTGPTKLFLLVRCPCTLNLPLDFAPKREFRYSKKVPVQAHDKRLTMQGVIRRMMIRSFSLSYIMYVTTGKCCSEVNIDPDLSILQS
- the LOC123078221 gene encoding uncharacterized protein isoform X1, whose product is MEPTSSLGADERRGPGSVEVQVAAAALQRSEVFHVVKELLGFVLYMHHQIPSVLQSLETEFAGLKEEMSEMTAPLAELKPSDQRKYNTRKREVRCRIKKQEKLMKGISTVLSAFQQALDKVSTIEGVALILGGSLVRPLFVYDITVTHGRFDSGSVKGHGTTKLAQSVSRKAVRALISCGAGSLSYTGPTKLFLLVRCPCTLNLPLDFAPKREFRYSKKQVVPQQMSIKCNTAYYQKNNKHVASIVDPSCCTSESSPSDVIWFQCKHTIRGLPCKASLEG
- the LOC123078221 gene encoding uncharacterized protein isoform X2 — translated: MEPTSSLGADERRGPGSVEVQVAAAALQRSEVFHVVKELLGFVLYMHHQIPSVLQSLETEFAGLKEEMSEMTAPLAELKPSDQRKYNTRKREVRCRIKKQEKLMKGISTVLSAFQQALDKVSTIEGVALILGGSLVRPLFVYDITVTHGRFDSGSVKGHGTTKLAQSVSRKAVRALISCGAGSLSYTGPTKLFLLVRCPCTLNLPLDFAPKREFRYSKKVVPQQMSIKCNTAYYQKNNKHVASIVDPSCCTSESSPSDVIWFQCKHTIRGLPCKASLEG